The Capsicum annuum cultivar UCD-10X-F1 chromosome 1, UCD10Xv1.1, whole genome shotgun sequence sequence ttataataatttaaatttattttcatttgatTGATTTAAAAAACACAAATGTGAGAACCCTTTATTCTTCAGATGAACTAAAAATGTAAATGAAAAAAGTGGCTCAAATGCTTTGCTGCTTTAGcatattttttatacttaaaacttgatctttcaatatttttatgcatacattttttattgtatatgtctaattttcaatttttcaatttcattttcGTATTCCGTTCTatcaagaaaaattattttaaataatatatcaaatcatgtGAAGTGCAAATAAATTTAGTAGttgtttgattaaaaaaaatacaaacgtGATAACGATGTAAGCGATTAGCGCTCAATTATCGAGAAGTGAGAGAGGCCCTACAAGCAAACGGTCACCGAGAAAAGTGCACCATGACAACTGACAAGAAGACAAATATCAAACGCTTCCCCTTAATATTTTCTATTGGACTAACAATTGGACATATGAATTCATGTACCTTTGATCCATTACTTGACCGTCACCTACTACACCAACGCAAAATTTTCTATTCAGATTTATTGTCCAAAAGGCATTTCCAGGCTTTGCGTTTCAAACGCTGCTCcctcttttcttttgattaggtaagaaaatatttatttaggttgATTTGATCataaaagtaataatttttaaaattataattagagttaaagttaaaaataatatttgaccattaatataaattaaagttatttttcaaaTTGTGTAAGCATATGGTTGGAAAACGTGAAACAAGATCACTATTTCAAAAACCGGTTTTactaatatgaaataatttttatgatcaaacattattatttttactatagtgaaatactttaaaaaagaaaaaaatctcatgATCAAACACATCTACTTAGATTAAATATAAAAGCTAAGACTCTAGTACTATATAATAcgctctttattttttaaaaaataacctacttttcttttaaattcatttaaaagAGAATGTcttcatttaaaaataaaaatgatttatttttctttttaattcatttaaaagaGATTGGCCCctcttattttttaataatattttaattttttacataatatatttaaaattacaagattaaaaaatattttaatacacTCAACATAACTCTACTTTAAAGATTACAATTTTTTTCAAACGGAGGAGTATATGGATAGGAGGTAGTAACATGGTCAAAGCAAAAACATGTGTGCAGCAGATAAATCAATTCATTACAATAGGCTGCAAAATCCATACTGTCTTCTGACAATTCACGAGAAAAAAGGTTTGCTTCACGCCATCAATAAAGCAAGCACTTTCTGCATAAGATGACCACTGTGAAGTTGCACATAATACTAAGTAACAAGAAAAGAGATACCCTTTTAATTAAAGACAAAAGGGGTCATCAACCTTCTAATTTGGAACCTAAAAAGGTGTAAATTAGGATAATGATAATTAGCAGTagcatttaaaaattaaaattaattaaataccgCTGTTTACGTGACCAAATATATTGGCATAGCTGAGGCATTGGAGATCTTATGCTGCTGCTGGTCCATGTTAAACTCCCTGAGATTAATGTAGGGGATGTCCAAATCACCTTTCCGGTTAGGAGACAATGTTCCGGCAAGTGGACTGGAGGAAGGTCGGCTGATGGTACGGTAAGGCGTGTTAGACCCGCTCCTGCTCTCAGTAATATACACTCGCCCAGATATCGAACCCTGAAGAGTAGGTCTCCGGTGATGAACTTCGCCATTGTCAAGAAGATCACATTCGTCGGAGATTTTGTCACTCTTGGATTTGCTCCTTGGAATCCTCTTGAAGAAGAGGAGAGCATTTCTCCACCATCTTTTACGGCTACTgttctttttgattttctttgaaCACTCGTCCTTTGAGATGGGTTTTTGCAGCTTGAAATGAACTGTGTCTATGGAGGACCTTGCACTTTCTCTGATTCTGTGTTTTCTTGCTTCTTCCAAAATCTGTTAAAACAGGGGATCAACATGACACATTTTTCTTTAGCACAATTTCTATATTTAGTTGCAATTCAACTTTTAACATGTCAGTTTCGCTCATTCTTAATGGAATAATTTATAGCCACACATGTACATGTGAATTATTTTAAACCGCCAGATTTATAGTCTTTGCATATTTTTAAATCAAACTACATCACACAAATTAAACTGGGAGCACACCTACAAATAACCCCTTAATGATGTAATTTAGAGCTTGGAGTAAAATTTAGGATCGGACCGGATCTTTATTGAATGTAACGGTTCAAAATGCACCAGTTGATTGACTCGATTTGCCAAAACACATATGTTTCgtaaaatttgaatatatatatatatatccttttttaaaataataataatagtgcaTGCGGAGGTATTTCAGGacaaaaaaaatagaggaattGTATTGATTGACATACCTGAAAATAATCGATTTGAGGGTCGAAGCCATAGTCACTAAAGTGTTGAGGTTCAACAATGGGGAAAATGGGGGATTTGTTTGACATTATCTgagggaaaaagaaaaatgggGAGTAGAAAATTGGAAGGAGGTAATGGGAAGTGAAAGGTCTGGGATGAATATTAAGGAATCGCGCCTTTGGCCTTTCGGGGCTCAATGGCCGTTGTTATTTGCAAACCCTAATTAATGCATCTTgcctatttttgaaactttttattGTTCAACTCCCAATAGTATAAGCTTTCTTCATATTTATTGCAATTAAAATACTTCACGCATTGAACAAAGTATAGCACATGAGCGTACCAACCAGTAAAATACTTGGTGCATGTTTAATTCGAcacattttttagaaaatattaattaaagatACTTTCTCCGTTTACTTTTACTTATCacaattttttcattaaatttttttcttcatttatcaTTTTTGACCTATTGAGAaaagataatttcttttttttttctttttactcttAATAGTAATGATTTTCTTTCTAAATTAATTTCACTATGCAATATAAGCGTCATTTAATAGGAATACTATGATAAAATGGTCATTATTAATTACTctctccgttttaaaaagaatgatctattttgacttggcaccaagtttaagaaaataaagaagacttttgaatcttgtggcgtTAAATTAatgttgtgtcaaatgtaccaaaatggtCTTTAATCTTATGGtactaaacatgccatgtggaaagttgaaattaaagtattcccaaaaaataaaatgggtcattcttttttaaacgaactataaaggaaagtaggtcattctttttaaacggATGGAGTGTATTTTTAATTGGTGTGTCAACTCAAAATGTGATAAGTAAAACCGAATGGAGgagtatattttattaaattaatcttaatactaatattttaaaattctaaatttaattattataattttatataatacaaaaaataatactccctccttCTCATTTTATATGTCGTTATTTTTTTTACCCGTCTCAAAAAGAATGTCATATTTTTTTGTTGGCAACTATCTAATGATATCAttttcattttatccttattgggtctcacttaataaaaaaagacaactaaaaagtaaTTATTAAATTGAATTTAAGTGGGACAATTTTTAAACtttagaaaattattatttatttcttaaatttcctGTTCGATTAAATGACAACACATAAAATAAGTCGAAGAAAGTAATATTGTCTTAATTTGTTAAAttagacaagtaaaataaaatatactccTACATTTTTTATATAGGATCAAGTAGAATAAAACTATGGGAATAtaaaacactactaaaaaaacagaaaaatcgaccacacaaaccaaccacatgtgATCGATTTTTCTGCATTTTCGACCACAAAATCTATCACAATGCGTGGTCGGTAAAAgcgtggtagctttttaaaaaccaaccatgtgtggtcgattttttgaaaaaaatatattttttaaaaataaatttattattattttaaaaaaaagaatttaaaaattcaaaattcaaaataaaccgaccacaagtggtgggttttatttttaaattaattaattaattttaataaaatcgaccacaaatgGGTGGTTttatttgtaaattaattaattttaataaaatcgatcacaagtgatcggttttctggaaaaaaattctaaaaaaatgatcagtttttttaaaaatttctagaaaatcaaccacatgtggttgatttttgtaaaaaaatttcagaaaaccAACTATATTCCATCAACCAACCAAATAAACAAGCATACAATATATATGCTACATTCCATTCAAACAAGCAGCATACAATACAAGTCTAAAAATatacaaaagtgtaaaaactacaactcatgtccaaatccaaactacaacacatacaaaagtaaaaaaactaCCACTCATTATCATCGTCTTCGTCTTCCGTATCCTCAACTGCACACACAGGATCCGATTCCTCATCTGTGCTGATATCATCCAAGGGGCTTAGTCCTTTTGCAATccaaactgcatcaccaggacataGAGGAAGAATCCCTGCAGATCGAATAAAAGAGCTGAACTGCTCCTGTaacatcctgatttgtgatgttgtttcctcctccttctccttcgcCCTCTCTCTATGCAGCAAGgtcttcagtgagtttagaaaccatattttttagtgattcaatggtttctctatcaactgatgaGGTATAGGATGTATGGCCGGACGAAGACCTAACATTCTCGCTAAAATACTTTCTGTGGTATCCGTAGAACTGGTCTCTAACTGCAGGACCCAAAATTTCTTGCCATAAATCCTTCTCTATATGTTCAGGTATTGTGTCACCCTAACTTTTaggaggctgagtactacgatactcatTAACGAGCTGCATATTTATCCTATATTCAAAATGAAgctaaaattaaaagtaaaaaaatattaaagtacttgtacttgaataatatcaactttgagaaaaagattcataaatttaaaatttgataattaTATGGGCAGCTTTTACACGAggctcaacccagacatcttcatcagttgggttcttt is a genomic window containing:
- the LOC107855981 gene encoding uncharacterized protein LOC107855981; the protein is MSNKSPIFPIVEPQHFSDYGFDPQIDYFQILEEARKHRIRESARSSIDTVHFKLQKPISKDECSKKIKKNSSRKRWWRNALLFFKRIPRSKSKSDKISDECDLLDNGEVHHRRPTLQGSISGRVYITESRSGSNTPYRTISRPSSSPLAGTLSPNRKGDLDIPYINLREFNMDQQQHKISNASAMPIYLVT